A single genomic interval of Mobula hypostoma chromosome 7, sMobHyp1.1, whole genome shotgun sequence harbors:
- the LOC134348836 gene encoding protocadherin-10-like, giving the protein MATAYGTGAYLIFLLNLIKVAFGQINYSISEELEFGAVVGNIANDLVMDVRELLVRKPQLVLRGESQYFEVNTQSGILFVNERIDREQLCKEASTCSIRFDLAMVNPDEIFPVEVTILDKNDNSPIFPTDVISLQLPELLTPGARFPLESAHDPDVGLNSVANYHLSPNDFFSLKVQTRKGGRKIAELVLQKHLDRETNPYFQLVLTAVDGGNPHRSGTAQIVVTVTDINDNAPAFDQDIYKAKVLENSPVGTLLIKLHANDLDEGLNAEFKYSFSNYASPDVRELFILDAETGEIKVNGLLDFEKTFDYELDVQAVDNLPNVGHAKVLVTVVDANDNAPDIKLTSVKNLISENATFGSVIAVFEVTDRDSGENGLVHCRIPENIPFKIETILSNRYRIITGKKLDREAISQYNISISAWDAGSPSLTTIETISVSVSDINDNAPQFLQSSYDVYLMENNVPGRSIFSVTALDPDLENNGDVSYSILENKPEALPEPSFFAVSSKSGSIFALRSFDYEQVKNFQIIILARDAGSPSLSNTAIVRIIILDQNDNPPIIISPPAWNSSVAFSIVPHSISPNSLVTKVIANDEDSGQNARLSFEIIEATDLSLFIVGLHTGEIRTTRYFIADDSDIQNLVVLVKDSGQPSLSSSVTICLSITANSSGNLSERANNQKNVTYFSDLNLYLIFLFGSTSLVFLLIIILLAAFKCKQDRSNSIYQNSAACCCCMQRASNAVVSRRPVGNESQNYYKAGQMLTYSDPYHYTVRLSPASSKSDFLFLSTCQPTLPLNDISADDLVVR; this is encoded by the coding sequence ATGGCGACTGCTTATGGTACAGGAGCATATTTGATATTTTTACTTAATCTTATCAAGGTGGCTTTCGGACAAATTAATTACTCTATTTCGGAGGAACTAGAGTTTGGTGCCGTGGTCGGAAATATTGCTAATGATCTGGTGATGGACGTTCGTGAGTTATTAGTCCGAAAACCACAACTGGTTCTTCGCGGGGAGAGCCAATATTTCGAGGTAAATACACAAAGCGGAATTTTATTTGTCAATGAACGCATCGACAGGGAACAGCTCTGCAAGGAAGCTTCAACCTGTTCTATTCGGTTTGATCTCGCGATGGTAAATCCGGACGAAATATTTCCCGTTGAGGTGACGATATTAGATAAAAACGACAATTCGCCGATTTTCCCAACGGACGTAATTTCTCTGCAGCTCCCTGAATTACTCACACCAGGAGCGCGCTTTCCTCTCGAGAGCGCGCATGATCCGGACGTTGGTTTAAACTCGGTCGCCAATTACCACCTTAGCCCTAATGATTTTTTCAGCCTTAAGGTTCAGACAAGGAAAGGTGGGAGGAAAATCGCTGAACTGGTTCTGCAGAAGCATTTAGACCGCGAAACAAATCCGTATTTTCAATTGGTATTAACGGCTGTAGATGGTGGGAACCCACACAGGTCAGGTACCGCTCAAATTGTTGTTACTGTTACAGACATAAATGATAACGCACCTGCCTTCGATCAAGACATATATAAGGCCAAGGTGTTAGAAAACTCACCCGTGGGCACCCTGCTAATAAAACTGCAtgcaaatgatttggatgaaggctTAAACGCTGAGTTTAAATATTCTTTTAGTAATTACGCATCCCCAGACGTACGTGAGTTGTTCATTTTGGACGCTGAAACGGGAGAGATCAAAGTTAATGGCTTACTAGATTTTGAAAAAACATTCGATTATGAGCTTGATGTACAAGCTGTGGACAACCTGCCAAATGTGGGACATGCTAAGGTTTTGGTTACTGTTGTTGACGCCAATGATAATGCTCCCGACATAAAGCTGACTTCAGTAAAGAACCTGATTTCAGAGAATGCAACATTTGGTAGTGTCATTGCTGTATTTGAAGTAACAGACAGAGACTCTGGGGAAAATGGGCTTGTTCACTGTCGGATTCCAGAAAATATTCCATTTAAGATTGAAACGATTTTGTCGAATCGCTACAGGATTATAACTGGAAAGAAACTTGATCGTGAAGCAATCTCACAGTATAACATATCAATTTCAGCATGGGATGCTGGATCGCCCTCTCTTACTACAATTGAAACCATCAGCGTTTCAGTTTCCGATATAAATGACAACGCTCCGCAGTTTTTACAGTCCTCGTACGATGTCTATCTGATGGAGAACAATGTTCCAGGCCGATCTATTTTTTCTGTTACCGCGTTGGATCCTGATTTGGAAAACAATGGAGACGTCTCCTACTCTATTCTGGAGAACAAGCCAGAAGCATTGCCTGAGCCTTCTTTCTTTGCGGTAAGTTCGAAAAGCGGGAGCATATTCGCTTTGCGTTCCTTTGACTATGAACAAGTAAAGAATTTTCAGATCATAATTTTAGCCCGTGATGCTGGATCTCCGTCACTGAGCAACACTGCTATTGTTAGAATTATAATCTTGGATCAAAACGACAATCCTCCAATAATAATTTCTCCACCTGCTTGGAACAGCTCAGTAGCATTCTCAATAGTGCCACATTCAATATCTCCCAACTCCTTGGTCACGAAGGTAATCGCAAATGATGAGGATTCGGGGCAAAATGCACGGCTTTCCTTTGAGATAATTGAAGCTACTGATCTCAGTCTTTTCATTGTGGGCCTTCACACTGGAGAAATCAGAACAACCCGATATTTTATAGCTGACGACAGCGACATACAAAATTTGGTAGTCCTGGTGAAAGACAGTGGTCAACCAAGTCTCTCAAGCTCAGTTACAATATGCTTATCGATCACTGCGAACAGCAGTGGAAACCTTTCAGAGCGTGCAAATAATCAGAAAAATGTAACATATTTTTCAGATCTTAatctatatttaatatttttatttggatCGACAAGCCTCGTTTTTCTTCTTATAATCATTTTATTGGCTGCCTTCAAATGCAAACAAGATCGAAGTAATTCTATTTATCAGAACTCTGCAGCGTGTTGTTGCTGTATGCAGAGGGCTTCCAACGCCGTAGTTAGTAGAAGACCTGTTGGAAATGAATCACAAAATTATTATAAAGCTGGTCAAATGCTGACTTATTCTGATCCTTATCATTATACGGTTCGATTATCACCGGCCTCATCCAAGAGTGATTTTCTATTTCTATCGACTTGTCAGCCTACACTCCCATTGAATGACATCAGTGCTGATGATTTAGTTGTTAGATAG